Proteins encoded in a region of the Ornithodoros turicata isolate Travis chromosome 3, ASM3712646v1, whole genome shotgun sequence genome:
- the LOC135389604 gene encoding uncharacterized protein LOC135389604 — MVEEASSLCLGFWLSSAFGYAITPQGPQGNEVGRGQGNNCCKCGRPVSDGCRSKEGAEPASVEYTIRRRLACLGDLRSGVAVQKPALKPEHREARLDFALRYTECDPAQSHVLFTDEAASPRRKCKVVPEDVDIPQYVKSVVSSGRHSVSVWDALSRLGLGPLVRLDSRFNGAAYVRVIEDHMLSYVLDGRFPGGCFILEQDRSSVHMSSTVQRRLDDLGTMQLEWPACSPDLTCLKIYGAL; from the exons ATGGTCGAGGAGGCATCCAGCCTGTGTTTGGGCTTCTGGCTGTCTTCGGCTTTCGGTTATG CCATTACCCCACAAGGCCCACAAGGCAACGAGGTCGGACGAGGACAGGGCAATAATTGCTGCAAATGTGGTCGACCCGTTTCTGACGGCTGTCGGTCTAAAGAAGGAGCTGAGCCTGCAAGCGTCGAGTACACCATCCGACGAAGATTAGCGTGCCTCGGGGATCTCCGTTCCGGAGTCGCGGTTCAGAAGCCCGCGCTGAAGCCGGAACACCGAGAGGCAAGACTGGACTTTGCCTTACGCTACACGGAGTGTGACCCCGCGCAGAGCCACGTGCTGTTTACTGATGAGGCAGCGAGTCCCAGACGCAAGTGCAAAGTGGTCCCAGAGGATGTGG atATACCCCAATACGTTAAGAGCGTGGTCTCCAGTGGACGACACTCCGTGAGCGTGTGGGACGCCCTTTCGCGCCTGGGCTTGGGGCCCCTCGTCCGCCTAGACAGCCGCTTCAACGGAGCAGCATACGTTAGAGTCATTGAAGATCATATGCTCTCATACGTCCTTGACGGTCGTTTCCCTGGCGGTTGCTTTATTCTGGAGCAAGACAGAAGCTCGGTTCACATGTCGTCCACTGTCCAGCGCAGACTAGACGATCTTGGTACCATGCAGCTTGAGTGGCCCGCGTGCAGCCCGGATCTGACGTGTCTGAAAATTTATGGGGCATTATGA